From the Candidatus Peribacteria bacterium genome, one window contains:
- a CDS encoding glycosyltransferase family 2 protein yields the protein MPSVSLLIPAYNESATISDLIDRSITVLKNCTPDYELIVLDDASKDNTWELLQEAKIKHPEIRIERHAINQGIATTFEDLYKAATKDFLFLISGDGQFPPETLMKCMPLLETHDVVICDRIYKDYTIYRHIISSAYRWLPRILFGVDLHDPGTIKCVRREIISDIKVISTSVFVEAERFIRAAKRGYKIAHVEMIQEPRKGGKARGGKPSTIISSVSDMLKVWWILQILRRKP from the coding sequence ATGCCCTCAGTCTCCCTCCTGATTCCGGCCTACAATGAAAGTGCGACTATCAGCGATCTTATTGATCGCTCGATTACCGTTCTGAAAAACTGCACACCGGATTACGAGCTCATCGTGCTGGACGATGCGAGTAAAGACAATACATGGGAACTCCTGCAGGAAGCCAAAATAAAACACCCGGAGATCCGCATTGAACGTCATGCCATCAATCAGGGAATCGCAACGACATTCGAGGATTTATACAAAGCCGCTACCAAAGATTTCCTCTTCCTCATTTCCGGAGACGGGCAATTCCCACCGGAAACCCTCATGAAATGCATGCCGCTCCTGGAGACGCACGACGTCGTCATCTGCGACCGCATCTACAAAGACTACACGATCTACCGGCACATCATTTCTTCCGCCTACCGCTGGCTCCCGCGCATTCTTTTTGGCGTGGACCTGCACGATCCGGGCACCATCAAATGTGTCCGCCGGGAAATTATTTCCGATATAAAAGTCATATCCACCAGCGTCTTTGTGGAAGCCGAACGGTTCATTCGTGCCGCCAAACGCGGCTACAAAATCGCCCATGTGGAGATGATCCAGGAACCGAGAAAGGGCGGCAAAGCACGCGGAGGCAAACCTTCGACGATCATCAGCTCTGTGAGCGATATGCTGAAAGTCTGGTGGATACTCCAGATCCTCAGACGCAAACCATAA
- the wecB gene encoding UDP-N-acetylglucosamine 2-epimerase (non-hydrolyzing), protein MKTIVSVCSARPNFVKVAAVHHALAKHGGEFRHVIVHTGQHYDPLFSDIFFEQLSIPLPDYNLGIHGGTREELLAATEIACCDVFPSIQPDLILVYGDVNGALAAARAAKKCGYMLGHVEAGLRSFDPSMPEELNRIEVDGLADILFCSEGAGVEHLKEEGVGGKIFLVGNTMIDTLVRMMPLIQAAELPVRFDGPFAVATLHRPSNVDNPETLREVLSFFSEISRHMPLVLPAHHRLMHAITEFNLGDSVAPTIELIPPLGYVPFIRMVKESSFILTDSGGIQEEAVYLQKRCFTLRRNTERPATIASGSNVLVDTAVHADRSIMLAFAEHPVPLDVTVPDLWDGQTGERIVGILTNM, encoded by the coding sequence ATGAAGACGATTGTCTCTGTCTGTTCGGCGCGCCCCAACTTCGTGAAAGTGGCGGCAGTCCATCATGCGCTGGCAAAACACGGCGGCGAGTTCAGGCATGTGATTGTTCACACGGGTCAGCACTACGATCCACTCTTCTCTGATATCTTCTTTGAGCAGCTTTCCATCCCGCTTCCGGACTACAATCTCGGGATTCATGGCGGTACGCGTGAGGAGCTTTTGGCTGCCACGGAGATTGCCTGCTGCGATGTTTTTCCGAGCATTCAGCCGGATCTTATTTTGGTGTATGGTGATGTGAACGGGGCTCTTGCTGCCGCGCGCGCTGCAAAGAAGTGTGGCTATATGCTTGGTCATGTCGAAGCCGGACTCCGCTCATTCGATCCTTCCATGCCCGAAGAACTGAATCGCATTGAAGTCGACGGCCTTGCAGACATTCTTTTCTGCAGTGAGGGTGCGGGTGTGGAGCATCTGAAAGAGGAGGGTGTGGGTGGCAAAATTTTCCTGGTGGGAAACACCATGATCGACACGCTTGTCCGCATGATGCCCCTTATTCAGGCTGCAGAATTACCTGTTCGTTTTGACGGCCCGTTTGCCGTTGCCACGCTGCACCGCCCGAGTAATGTCGATAACCCGGAGACGCTTCGCGAAGTACTGTCATTTTTCTCAGAAATCTCCCGGCATATGCCGCTCGTGCTTCCTGCACACCACCGTCTGATGCATGCCATCACTGAGTTTAACCTTGGCGACAGCGTTGCACCGACCATCGAACTGATTCCGCCGCTCGGATACGTCCCTTTCATTCGCATGGTGAAAGAGAGTTCCTTCATCCTCACGGATTCTGGCGGTATTCAGGAAGAAGCTGTGTATTTGCAGAAGCGCTGTTTCACACTCCGTCGCAATACCGAGCGCCCCGCTACCATCGCCAGTGGCAGCAATGTCCTGGTCGATACGGCTGTCCACGCAGACCGCAGCATTATGCTCGCGTTTGCTGAACACCCTGTTCCGCTTGATGTGACGGTACCGGATTTGTGGGATGGGCAGACGGGGGAGAGGATTGTGGGCATATTGACAAATATGTAA
- a CDS encoding glycosyltransferase family 2 protein: protein MISVVIPAHNEERNIRTTVLGVVTNVKNPHEVIVVADHCSDKTEEIVTELMQAYPQIKMVKNTERKGSFSNSVITGLKAATGDLVVPVMADNCDDPTTIDRMAAAMTERSADVVCGSRYIKGGHKEGGPILQNILSRVVCYSLKILTGVPTWDCANSYKMYRRPFLQSLPFDIPDAGTEYSMALLFRAYKAGGKITEIPTSWKGRPMPIGQEWKILKRFPGYWYWYNRAIKKKVQE from the coding sequence ATGATTTCCGTCGTCATTCCCGCCCACAACGAAGAGCGCAACATCCGCACCACCGTGCTGGGCGTTGTGACGAATGTGAAAAATCCGCATGAGGTGATCGTGGTTGCGGACCATTGTTCGGATAAGACTGAGGAGATCGTGACAGAACTGATGCAGGCCTATCCGCAGATAAAAATGGTGAAGAATACCGAGCGGAAAGGCAGTTTCAGTAATTCCGTGATTACCGGCCTCAAAGCTGCAACAGGTGATCTGGTTGTACCGGTGATGGCCGATAACTGTGATGACCCAACAACGATTGATCGAATGGCAGCTGCGATGACAGAACGATCTGCCGATGTCGTGTGCGGATCGAGATACATCAAAGGCGGACACAAAGAAGGCGGGCCCATTCTCCAGAACATCCTCTCCCGCGTCGTCTGCTACAGCCTGAAAATCCTCACCGGCGTCCCCACCTGGGACTGCGCAAACTCCTACAAAATGTACCGTCGTCCATTCCTCCAGAGCCTCCCGTTTGATATCCCCGATGCCGGCACCGAGTACTCCATGGCCCTCCTCTTCCGCGCCTACAAAGCAGGCGGCAAAATCACCGAAATCCCGACCAGCTGGAAAGGCCGGCCTATGCCGATCGGTCAGGAATGGAAAATCCTGAAGCGGTTCCCGGGATACTGGTACTGGTATAACCGGGCAATCAAGAAGAAGGTGCAGGAATAA
- a CDS encoding GtrA family protein, whose protein sequence is MTHSPIPCSVQVLTRNSERSIEHCLETLKDFGEVIVQDGHSTDRTVEIAKRYPNVTIMPQNPVYLDTEGRIRDFAAIRNESINAAKYDWVLVVDADEGIKPDLTEEVRRLIADDKKGVYMAFRRYYVDGTKIMYSSQYPALQIRFFYRPLIEGYQKPVHERIKVKEGVELQMLESELPVPLPPAKDLVAKNHRYLLMEAKRAENITFFGWCKWVLWRNTRTMIGVTLRLLKIWLVPREGARLPLAYEMQFQMHSLKTIIHTFPLMVRFRRLPLHARQFITYIFTGGSAAAIDIGLYLLLITLGLFYITASIISGVCGFISAFLLHKYVAFKKHDRIGNHFLRYCLLGLWNLFATTLVLYICVDIIGIPEEGAKILANASVVFWNFFLYKFLVYV, encoded by the coding sequence ATGACGCACTCTCCCATTCCCTGTTCGGTCCAGGTTCTGACGCGTAACAGCGAGCGGTCTATTGAGCATTGTCTGGAGACCCTCAAGGATTTCGGAGAGGTGATTGTGCAGGATGGACATTCCACAGACCGGACAGTGGAGATTGCGAAGCGCTATCCGAATGTGACGATCATGCCGCAGAACCCGGTGTACCTTGATACCGAAGGACGTATCCGCGATTTTGCCGCTATCCGTAACGAGAGCATTAATGCTGCAAAATATGATTGGGTTTTAGTTGTTGATGCTGATGAAGGCATCAAGCCGGATCTTACCGAGGAGGTCCGTCGTCTCATTGCCGACGACAAAAAAGGCGTCTACATGGCGTTTCGCCGGTATTACGTCGACGGCACGAAGATCATGTATTCATCCCAGTACCCGGCGCTCCAGATTCGCTTCTTCTACCGGCCGCTCATTGAGGGGTATCAGAAGCCTGTTCATGAGCGTATCAAAGTGAAGGAGGGAGTGGAGCTTCAGATGCTTGAGTCAGAACTGCCTGTCCCGCTGCCGCCCGCGAAAGATCTGGTTGCCAAGAACCATCGGTACCTTCTGATGGAAGCAAAGCGCGCGGAGAACATCACCTTTTTTGGATGGTGTAAGTGGGTGCTCTGGCGGAATACCCGCACGATGATTGGCGTCACGCTGCGGCTGCTGAAGATCTGGCTTGTTCCGCGAGAGGGAGCAAGATTGCCGCTTGCATACGAAATGCAGTTCCAGATGCATTCCCTCAAAACCATCATTCACACCTTCCCACTGATGGTCCGATTCCGCCGGCTGCCACTCCATGCCCGTCAGTTCATTACCTATATTTTTACCGGAGGGTCGGCGGCTGCCATCGACATTGGTCTGTATTTACTTCTGATTACGCTGGGCCTCTTTTACATCACTGCATCGATTATCAGTGGCGTCTGTGGATTCATCAGTGCATTCCTGCTGCATAAATATGTCGCATTCAAGAAGCATGACCGGATCGGGAATCACTTTCTACGGTACTGTCTGCTTGGGCTTTGGAATCTGTTTGCCACGACCCTCGTGCTCTATATTTGCGTGGACATTATCGGGATTCCAGAAGAGGGGGCGAAGATTCTTGCCAACGCATCGGTCGTGTTCTGGAATTTTTTCCTCTATAAATTCTTAGTGTACGTCTGA
- a CDS encoding glycosyltransferase family 4 protein has protein sequence MRIAYCTNVRLPSERAHGHQVAQVCDALAHLGHEVTVFAPFRKNVVTDDYWTYYNADRRVNIEHLGSFDPIDSPLLPGVTGLLTLNVLLRRALKTTLTQERFDMVYTRSPALLPALLESTIPVIVELHQLPRRNKRAFIKQCNQCRIVSCLTSPMRDTLLSWGVLPERLMVAGDAVDLTRFAALPTRDAARDAYKIQTNRLVVGYVGRLKTLGMEKGVGTLLEALKYLHDSHEFFGLVVGGPESDRKEYEAMAASYGLGPMDILFTGEVPGSDVPLALAACDMFVMPFPDFPHYRFNMSPLKMFEYMAAGRPIVTSDLPTVRDVLNHDTAVFCKPGDAQSLVLALHWIKDHPQEAAERATKAQELVKTHSWEERMKRILDAATIKA, from the coding sequence ATGCGTATTGCTTACTGCACCAACGTCCGGCTTCCGAGTGAACGCGCCCACGGCCATCAGGTCGCGCAGGTGTGTGATGCGCTCGCGCATCTGGGTCACGAGGTGACGGTGTTTGCCCCGTTCCGGAAGAACGTTGTGACTGATGATTATTGGACGTATTACAACGCCGACCGGCGTGTGAACATAGAACATCTCGGGTCGTTTGATCCCATCGACTCGCCACTGCTTCCCGGAGTCACGGGGCTTCTGACGCTCAACGTGCTTTTGCGTCGTGCTCTGAAAACGACTCTGACACAGGAGCGCTTTGATATGGTCTACACCCGCAGCCCGGCTCTACTGCCTGCACTGCTTGAAAGCACTATCCCTGTGATTGTCGAACTGCATCAGCTGCCGCGCCGTAACAAAAGAGCATTCATCAAACAGTGTAATCAGTGCCGGATTGTCTCCTGCCTCACCTCTCCCATGCGCGACACGCTGCTCTCGTGGGGCGTGCTCCCGGAGCGTTTGATGGTTGCGGGAGATGCGGTTGATCTGACCCGCTTTGCAGCGTTGCCCACGCGTGATGCTGCGCGCGATGCGTATAAAATCCAGACCAACAGACTGGTTGTCGGATACGTCGGACGTCTGAAGACTCTGGGGATGGAGAAGGGGGTGGGGACACTGCTGGAGGCGCTCAAATATCTGCACGATTCCCATGAATTTTTCGGACTGGTGGTTGGTGGACCGGAATCTGATCGCAAAGAATACGAAGCGATGGCTGCATCATATGGGCTTGGCCCGATGGACATTCTCTTTACCGGTGAAGTGCCGGGTAGCGATGTTCCGCTCGCGCTTGCTGCCTGCGATATGTTTGTCATGCCATTCCCGGATTTTCCGCATTACCGCTTCAACATGTCGCCGCTTAAAATGTTTGAATATATGGCCGCTGGTCGCCCGATTGTGACGTCTGATCTCCCGACAGTCCGCGATGTGCTCAATCACGATACTGCAGTTTTCTGCAAACCCGGTGATGCTCAAAGCCTGGTTCTTGCCCTCCATTGGATTAAAGACCATCCGCAGGAGGCCGCAGAACGTGCGACAAAGGCGCAGGAGCTTGTGAAAACCCATTCGTGGGAAGAACGCATGAAGAGAATTCTGGATGCTGCTACCATCAAGGCATGA
- a CDS encoding N-acetyltransferase, with amino-acid sequence MERSPLQKIAPDVILGQDVVIRDFVNMYGCTIGDGSRIGAFVEIQKGVVIGKNCKVSSHSFLCEGVILEDGVFIGHGVMFTNDKRPRAVNTDGSLQTEQDWECLKTHVGRMASIGSNATILPGISIGEGAMIGAGAVVTKNVPAHAIVKGNPAL; translated from the coding sequence ATGGAACGCTCCCCGCTTCAAAAAATCGCACCCGATGTTATTCTGGGACAAGACGTTGTCATCCGTGATTTTGTGAATATGTACGGCTGCACTATCGGTGACGGCTCGCGCATCGGGGCATTTGTCGAAATACAGAAAGGCGTGGTCATCGGAAAAAACTGCAAGGTATCGAGTCATAGTTTTCTCTGTGAGGGTGTAATTCTGGAAGACGGGGTATTTATCGGTCACGGGGTCATGTTCACCAATGACAAGCGTCCGCGTGCCGTAAATACGGACGGAAGTCTGCAAACCGAACAGGACTGGGAATGTCTCAAAACACATGTCGGGCGGATGGCATCCATCGGATCCAACGCGACTATCCTGCCGGGCATCAGCATTGGTGAAGGAGCTATGATCGGTGCCGGCGCAGTGGTGACAAAAAACGTTCCGGCTCATGCCATTGTTAAAGGAAATCCCGCCCTATGA
- a CDS encoding Gfo/Idh/MocA family oxidoreductase, which produces MSTLSIGIVGLGYWGPNLFRNFSAADGWTVKYGCDLEQKNLDKMRAQYPSVTHTQSLDDLLNDPELTAIAVATPTRGHFPIAKAALEHGKHVLIEKPITSTVAEADELIALAKSKNLHILVDHTFVYTGAVRKIKELVDNRDLGDLYYFDSSRINLGLIQKDVNVLWDLAIHDLSILGLICDLTTIKTLFAHGSKHYGDQEEIGHLHMSFEGGFEAHIHVSWLSPVKLRQTIIGGTNKMVLFDDIHPSEKIRIYDTGVQRGALGESKDASPFFPIYRSGDVLIPKLDNTEALRLEANHFRAVIEGVEEPKVPGEQGRKILQILEYANQSIAENRPLTF; this is translated from the coding sequence ATGTCCACCCTCTCAATCGGTATCGTCGGCCTTGGTTACTGGGGACCGAATCTGTTCCGGAACTTCAGTGCAGCGGACGGCTGGACAGTGAAATACGGATGCGACCTGGAACAGAAGAATCTGGATAAAATGCGCGCGCAGTATCCGTCTGTCACCCACACCCAATCACTCGACGATCTCCTGAACGATCCCGAGCTGACCGCCATTGCTGTCGCAACACCCACACGGGGACATTTTCCGATCGCAAAAGCGGCGCTCGAACACGGCAAGCATGTTCTTATTGAAAAACCGATCACTTCAACCGTTGCGGAAGCTGATGAGCTGATTGCCCTCGCCAAAAGCAAAAACCTGCATATCCTGGTCGACCACACATTCGTCTACACAGGCGCTGTCCGGAAGATTAAAGAGTTAGTCGACAACCGCGATCTGGGGGATCTCTATTACTTCGACTCGTCGCGCATTAACCTGGGACTGATTCAGAAAGATGTAAATGTTCTCTGGGATCTTGCCATCCACGACCTCTCGATTCTCGGCCTGATCTGCGATCTCACAACCATCAAAACGCTCTTCGCACACGGCAGCAAACACTATGGAGACCAGGAGGAAATCGGCCATCTGCACATGTCTTTTGAGGGCGGATTTGAAGCGCATATCCATGTGAGCTGGCTCTCTCCGGTCAAGCTCCGCCAGACAATTATCGGTGGAACAAACAAAATGGTTCTGTTTGATGACATCCATCCTTCCGAAAAAATCCGCATCTACGACACCGGCGTCCAGCGCGGCGCATTGGGCGAATCAAAAGATGCCAGCCCGTTCTTCCCCATCTACAGAAGCGGCGATGTACTGATCCCGAAACTCGATAACACAGAGGCCCTCCGCCTGGAAGCAAACCATTTCCGCGCAGTGATTGAAGGGGTGGAAGAACCGAAAGTACCCGGAGAACAGGGCCGGAAAATTCTCCAGATTCTGGAATACGCGAACCAGTCGATTGCAGAAAACCGCCCCCTTACCTTCTAA
- a CDS encoding HD domain-containing protein, translating into MLSHPDSEPTDSLPTKTQFFSDLAQSVPLTAWRMHKESGHFDTPRMHHYRAELEQRYEADKPANPGRQGVLEHVLVVAARVHELGVIVDLSADMKKKLQTAAILHDAGKYEERLLMQHAKRESTSEWDAYDQAGARTWTNINNEGFDSDIVHISMAAGHTSIPEARYILSKENLSEADIAWLVLHYVDDITRGSAPIDPAFINAETGYLENDLDKRMNMNRTNSAYQNLNNEGVSRDGFNMPTFDAQQEVGHAVERRLFNMIGIERLRAIVATILHSDESLEEMMQPVRLPEIIDRLVHSRFNGVDQR; encoded by the coding sequence ATGCTTTCTCATCCTGATTCAGAACCGACTGATTCATTGCCAACAAAGACACAGTTTTTTAGCGATTTAGCTCAGAGTGTTCCCTTGACTGCATGGAGAATGCATAAGGAAAGTGGTCATTTCGATACGCCAAGAATGCATCATTATCGTGCTGAACTCGAACAGCGTTATGAAGCGGACAAACCTGCAAACCCGGGACGACAGGGCGTGCTTGAACATGTACTCGTTGTTGCTGCACGTGTGCATGAATTGGGAGTTATTGTTGATCTGTCTGCTGATATGAAAAAGAAACTGCAGACGGCGGCTATTTTACATGATGCCGGAAAGTATGAGGAAAGACTGCTGATGCAGCACGCTAAGAGGGAATCAACATCAGAATGGGATGCCTATGATCAGGCTGGAGCGCGCACTTGGACGAATATTAATAATGAAGGATTTGATTCCGACATCGTTCATATTTCTATGGCTGCCGGACACACAAGTATCCCCGAGGCCCGATATATTCTTAGCAAAGAAAATCTGTCAGAAGCGGATATTGCGTGGCTGGTTCTGCATTACGTTGATGATATTACGCGCGGTTCTGCTCCTATTGATCCCGCATTTATCAATGCCGAAACAGGATACCTTGAGAACGATCTGGATAAACGCATGAATATGAATCGTACAAATTCTGCATATCAGAATCTGAACAATGAAGGAGTAAGCCGTGATGGTTTTAATATGCCAACTTTTGATGCACAACAGGAAGTCGGTCATGCAGTTGAGCGGCGTCTTTTTAATATGATCGGCATTGAACGCCTACGCGCAATTGTCGCTACAATCCTTCATTCAGATGAATCACTAGAGGAAATGATGCAGCCAGTACGCCTGCCTGAAATCATCGATCGTCTCGTGCATTCACGATTCAATGGGGTGGATCAGCGCTGA
- a CDS encoding DegT/DnrJ/EryC1/StrS family aminotransferase — protein MSVPFLDLQAQYRTIKDDIGPAIQKVLDSSAYILGPAVESFEKEFAAYCGTSHCVAVNSGTAALALLMQAYDIGEGDEVITVTNSFFASAEAISEIGAIPVLVDCTPDTALMDPALIEAAITPHTKAILPVHLYGQPVDMDAIMAIGKKHGVLVFEDACQAHGALYNGKRTGSLGDGAAFSFYPGKNLGCYGEGGAVTTNDAEIAQKLRVLREHGSPKKYHHDVVGWNERMDGIQGAVLGVKLPHLDNWNNARRSHAEEYLAKLPEKAVPIATQPGSTSVYHLFIIRVADRDRVQKELADRGIATGIHYPVPIHLQPAYASNWKKGDFPHSEKLAEEILSLPMFPELTSEQIDAVISALNEVL, from the coding sequence ATGTCTGTCCCCTTCCTTGATCTCCAGGCCCAGTACCGCACTATCAAAGACGACATCGGTCCCGCCATCCAGAAAGTGCTCGATTCTTCTGCATATATTCTGGGGCCGGCAGTGGAATCATTTGAAAAAGAATTTGCAGCCTACTGCGGCACAAGTCATTGCGTCGCGGTCAATTCAGGCACTGCAGCCCTCGCACTCCTGATGCAGGCGTATGACATTGGCGAAGGAGATGAAGTGATTACGGTCACCAACAGCTTCTTTGCGTCCGCGGAAGCAATCTCCGAAATCGGTGCCATCCCCGTCCTGGTAGACTGCACGCCCGATACCGCTCTGATGGACCCTGCATTAATTGAAGCAGCTATCACCCCGCACACGAAAGCGATTCTCCCTGTGCACCTCTACGGACAGCCGGTCGATATGGATGCCATCATGGCAATCGGCAAAAAACACGGCGTACTGGTATTCGAAGATGCATGCCAGGCGCACGGCGCTCTCTACAACGGAAAGCGAACAGGCAGCTTGGGTGACGGTGCGGCGTTCAGCTTTTACCCCGGAAAAAATCTGGGATGCTACGGAGAAGGTGGAGCTGTCACCACCAATGATGCAGAGATTGCCCAGAAGCTCCGCGTGCTCCGCGAACACGGTTCGCCCAAGAAATATCATCACGATGTAGTGGGATGGAATGAACGTATGGACGGTATTCAGGGCGCGGTGCTTGGCGTCAAGCTGCCGCATTTAGACAATTGGAATAATGCCCGCCGTTCGCACGCAGAAGAGTATCTGGCCAAACTTCCGGAAAAAGCAGTGCCGATTGCTACCCAACCAGGAAGCACATCTGTCTATCACCTCTTTATCATCCGGGTTGCTGACCGCGACCGTGTCCAGAAAGAACTTGCAGACAGAGGTATTGCTACCGGCATCCACTATCCGGTCCCAATCCACCTCCAGCCGGCCTATGCCAGCAACTGGAAGAAGGGCGATTTCCCGCACAGTGAAAAGCTGGCCGAGGAAATCCTCTCGCTCCCCATGTTCCCGGAACTCACAAGCGAACAGATTGACGCTGTTATCAGTGCGCTGAACGAGGTACTCTGA
- a CDS encoding glycosyltransferase family 4 protein, with translation MDDLSPLSQAPIPSRPFGAPSPAGEGKLKLLFITQKLHGQDAFGILWINAFRNAGYDVQVICLEWRPEEAMAALGITSIPFTVHSLGKERGLSKMMQILTFIRLTFTLPFDRIFIHMAPVWGLLGAPAFILRRKPTYLWYTHYKMQAGLRLIGWYGKRMFCATPQSMPQYEGNPKKVVVGHGVDLGYWAKRPNVDPDPRKLLVVHRLSRSKRLELIIRALILLPEDFTLDVYGIEAEADYVAELKALVTALQLEHRVTFHGIIASKDLPALYVAHQLILNMASETIDKTMVEAMTCGCYPMTTKGNALAIGIPVAPETDTPEAIAAFILTYGSKAPIDANAMYEIVETRHSLKALIAKMDVYIHSGT, from the coding sequence ATGGATGATCTCTCTCCTTTGTCACAGGCTCCCATCCCCTCCCGCCCCTTTGGGGCACCCTCCCCTGCAGGGGAGGGGAAGTTGAAGCTTCTTTTTATCACCCAGAAACTCCACGGCCAGGATGCCTTTGGCATTCTGTGGATTAACGCGTTCCGGAATGCTGGCTATGACGTGCAGGTTATTTGTCTGGAGTGGCGACCGGAGGAGGCGATGGCCGCGCTCGGCATCACCAGTATTCCGTTCACTGTGCACTCGCTGGGGAAAGAAAGAGGGTTATCGAAGATGATGCAGATTCTCACCTTCATCCGCCTGACATTCACCCTCCCTTTCGATCGCATTTTCATTCATATGGCACCGGTGTGGGGACTGCTGGGAGCGCCGGCATTTATTCTCCGCCGTAAACCGACCTACCTGTGGTACACCCACTACAAAATGCAGGCCGGACTCCGGCTCATCGGTTGGTATGGAAAGAGAATGTTTTGTGCGACGCCACAGAGCATGCCGCAATACGAGGGGAATCCGAAGAAAGTCGTTGTCGGTCATGGTGTGGATCTGGGGTACTGGGCGAAGCGTCCGAATGTCGATCCTGATCCGAGGAAGCTGCTCGTCGTGCACCGTCTGTCACGTAGCAAACGCCTGGAACTTATCATCCGTGCCCTCATTCTTTTACCCGAGGATTTCACGCTTGATGTGTACGGGATTGAAGCGGAAGCGGACTATGTGGCGGAGCTCAAAGCACTTGTCACAGCATTGCAGCTGGAACATCGCGTCACGTTCCACGGCATCATCGCGAGCAAAGATCTGCCTGCTCTGTATGTGGCGCATCAGCTGATTCTCAATATGGCGTCAGAAACAATCGACAAAACCATGGTCGAAGCTATGACCTGCGGTTGTTACCCGATGACCACCAAAGGCAATGCGCTCGCCATCGGTATTCCTGTTGCTCCAGAGACCGATACTCCGGAGGCGATTGCCGCTTTCATTCTGACGTACGGATCGAAAGCGCCTATCGACGCCAATGCCATGTATGAAATTGTGGAAACGCGGCACAGCCTGAAAGCACTGATTGCGAAGATGGACGTCTACATCCACTCCGGCACATGA
- a CDS encoding methionyl-tRNA formyltransferase: MKTAIIAGNGDIAIRCTQILQQHAHILAVSPDPKDTGTATWQPSFAAYAESQNLPLHRTKLRESLDWLKNSKPDFLFSFQCAELLTKEVIESATYGVINLHFSPLPRYRGCFPGAWSLLNGETEMGVTLHYIDEGIDTGDIIAQKIFPIQPADTAKDVYLSCIEHGTQLFSEHCLPVLEQKNTRTPQKNEDYTYYGRNTIHFSEKTVQWNQPTERLYNWIRAFTFPPLQWPVCEFGSIVHAERRMLYPVQSPGTVISRSDNTLTVATLDGALYIHVEPEA, encoded by the coding sequence ATGAAGACAGCAATCATTGCAGGCAATGGCGATATCGCGATCCGCTGCACGCAGATCCTGCAGCAACACGCGCACATCCTGGCCGTCTCCCCTGACCCCAAAGACACGGGCACCGCTACCTGGCAGCCGTCATTTGCCGCATATGCCGAAAGCCAGAACCTTCCCCTGCACCGCACGAAACTCCGCGAATCGCTCGACTGGCTCAAAAATAGCAAACCGGATTTTCTCTTCTCCTTTCAGTGTGCCGAATTGCTGACCAAAGAAGTCATTGAAAGCGCAACCTACGGAGTGATCAACCTTCACTTCTCCCCGTTACCGCGCTACAGAGGCTGCTTCCCCGGTGCCTGGTCCCTGCTGAACGGTGAAACAGAAATGGGCGTCACGCTTCATTACATAGATGAAGGCATCGATACAGGCGATATCATCGCCCAAAAAATATTCCCCATCCAGCCGGCAGATACCGCCAAAGACGTATATCTTTCCTGCATAGAGCACGGCACACAGCTCTTTTCCGAGCACTGCCTCCCGGTTCTCGAGCAAAAGAATACGCGCACCCCGCAAAAGAATGAGGACTACACCTACTACGGCAGAAACACGATACATTTCTCGGAGAAGACCGTGCAGTGGAACCAGCCGACGGAACGCCTGTACAACTGGATACGGGCATTTACATTCCCTCCGCTGCAGTGGCCGGTGTGCGAATTCGGCTCGATCGTCCACGCGGAACGCCGCATGCTGTATCCCGTTCAAAGCCCGGGCACGGTCATCAGCCGGTCGGACAACACACTGACTGTCGCCACGCTGGACGGCGCCCTGTACATTCATGTAGAACCAGAAGCGTAA